One genomic window of Hyperolius riggenbachi isolate aHypRig1 chromosome 7, aHypRig1.pri, whole genome shotgun sequence includes the following:
- the LOC137525873 gene encoding uncharacterized protein, producing the protein MEDLFQIGSMTDEEYTIATEAQTRALAILNDVLSKKEWMLPEEISEYKKREDSHHGYPVLHEELVLSLIYILENMVLLKDESSEEDIDVAIVYPGPDYTVIALCQAFWARQEYLSQASRPGALILAAAHTLGYPEITWMTDSWAKYRAPTLTATDICTALEVWMNHGGVYRDGSYTCCGEKARDSVCVQCRLSFEILPYVSDAEEEDLKRSALGVLLDCKRKGLFVNGEPHLEGLSTMPTFPMITLQMVEDLIGKLQHVRFRRDDRPGNAKHAYVDRRSKDTIYLCSFFWKGKDYLTCGSQPGTIILHVAQLLGYRDLLSSTTVDISMDTTSQCIMEADKPIRADQICAAFESWMNHRGQYVDGSYTCCMETVRNSVCERSVMKSCVLELKQNSLPDAFL; encoded by the exons atggAGGACCTATTCCAGATTGGTTCCATGACCGATGAGGAGTACACCATAGCAACGGAAGCTCAGACACGGGCCTTGGCCATACTCAACGATGTTCTCAGCAAAAAGGAATGGATGCTACCTGAGGAAATATCAGAATATAAGAAAAGGGAAGATTCCCATCATGGCTACCCAGTTCTACATGAAGAACTGGTGCTGAGTCTCATTTATATACTGGAAAACATGGTTCTCCTGAAAGATGAAAGCTCAGAAGAAGACATTGACGTTGCTATTGTCTACCCGGGTCCAGACTATACCGTCATTGCCTTGTGCCAAGCTTTCTGGGCAAGGCAGGAGTACCTGAGCCAAGCATCTCGCCCTGGCGCCTTAATCCTTGCAGCTGCACATACTCTGGGGTACCCAGAGATCACATGGATGACTGACAGTTGGGCAAAATACAGGGCGCCTACTCTAACAGCCACTGATATTTGTACCGCGCTTGAAGTTTGGATGAACCATGGTGGTGTCTACCGAGATGGCTCCTATACCTGCTGTGGGGAAAAGGCCCGGGACTCTGTATGCGTGCAGTGTAGATTAAG ttTTGAAATTCTGCCCTATGTGAGTGATGCCGAGGAGGAAGACCTGAAACGATCAGCTCTGGGTGTCCTCCTCGATTGCAAGAGAAAGGGCCTCTTTGTGAATGGGGAACCACATCTGGAAGGTCTAAGTACTATGCCTACCTTCCCCATGATCACACTACAGATGGTGGAAGATCTCATTGGAAAACTCCAACACGTGAGATTCAGACGAGATGACAGGCCAGGCAACGCCAAGCATGCTTACGTTGATCGTAGATCCAAGGACACCATTTATTTGTGTTCCTTCTTCTGGAAAGGAAAAGACTACCTGACTTGTGGGTCCCAACCTGGTACCATAATCCTCCATGTCGCACAGTTGCTGGGTTACAGGGATTTGCTTTCTAGCACCACAGTAGACATTTCCATGGACACCACAAGCCAGTGCATAATGGAGGCAGATAAGCCAATCAGAGCAGATCAGATCTGTGCTGCTTTTGAATCGTGGATGAACCACCGGGGGCAGTATGTGGACGGGTCGTACACTTGTTGCATGGAGACAGTCCGGAACTCTGTGTGCGAAAGATCAGTCATGAAATCGTGTGTATTGGAACTCAAGCAAAATAGCCTTCCTGACGCTTTTCTTTGA